A section of the Chryseobacterium ginsenosidimutans genome encodes:
- a CDS encoding serine acetyltransferase — translation MADQHSTLQKDFYRESGKWLSTFEIWAKCINPNLHFIYVLRKSQKYKNTPFLKIVWKFILRHYQIKYGFQIYPETEIGEGFYLGHWGSLVINPNAKIGKNCNIAQGVTIGQQNRGKNIGFPTIGDEVWIGTNAVIVGGVIIGNNVLIAPNSYVNFDVPANSVVMGNPGKIYESENATEGYINNKV, via the coding sequence ATGGCTGATCAACATTCTACTCTTCAAAAAGATTTTTACCGGGAAAGTGGAAAATGGCTTTCTACTTTTGAAATTTGGGCAAAATGCATCAATCCTAATCTTCATTTTATTTATGTTTTACGAAAATCTCAGAAATATAAGAACACTCCGTTTTTAAAAATTGTCTGGAAATTTATTCTGAGACATTATCAGATCAAATACGGCTTTCAGATCTATCCTGAAACTGAAATCGGGGAAGGCTTTTATTTGGGACATTGGGGAAGCCTGGTCATCAACCCGAATGCTAAAATCGGGAAAAACTGTAATATTGCTCAGGGCGTAACAATCGGACAACAAAACCGCGGAAAAAATATTGGTTTTCCAACAATCGGTGACGAAGTCTGGATTGGTACAAATGCTGTAATTGTAGGTGGAGTCATTATCGGTAACAACGTTCTTATTGCTCCTAATTCTTATGTAAACTTCGATGTCCCTGCAAACTCTGTTGTTATGGGAAACCCCGGAAAAATATATGAATCTGAAAATGCCACGGAAGGATACATTAATAATAAAGTTTAA
- a CDS encoding glycosyltransferase family 2 protein, producing MKFSILIANYNNGKFFKDCYDSILSQEYKNWEVIIIDDCSTDNSVKIITEIIGTDQRFKLYENDSNYGVGVTKADLIERSTGDICGYLDPDDIIKPKALKSAVEVLKNEKDVVLTYSRLAKCDENLNILKEFKSAMQVPNGQKYFFNFPIQIAPFVAFRRDVYMTTSKINPELKIAEDQDLYYKMYEVGKVKFINQTDYLYRAHIGGISQNHNKQKSYAYYAQAIWEAMQRRNLKEIRGRAIPQNYSDPQEIFDLLEYQNKIPFRIKKQITLRLQKLFG from the coding sequence ATGAAATTTTCTATTTTAATTGCCAATTACAATAATGGAAAATTCTTTAAGGATTGCTATGACTCTATTCTTTCTCAGGAATATAAAAACTGGGAAGTTATAATCATAGACGACTGTTCTACCGATAATTCAGTTAAAATTATCACCGAAATAATAGGAACAGACCAAAGATTCAAATTATATGAGAACGATTCCAATTATGGTGTTGGTGTCACAAAAGCAGACTTAATCGAGCGTTCAACAGGTGACATTTGCGGCTATCTGGATCCTGATGACATTATAAAGCCTAAGGCATTAAAAAGTGCTGTTGAAGTCTTAAAAAATGAAAAAGATGTTGTTCTCACCTATTCCCGACTCGCAAAATGTGATGAAAATCTGAATATTCTGAAAGAATTTAAATCTGCCATGCAAGTTCCGAACGGGCAAAAATATTTTTTTAATTTTCCGATACAAATTGCCCCTTTTGTAGCTTTTCGAAGAGATGTTTATATGACAACATCTAAAATAAACCCTGAACTGAAAATCGCTGAAGATCAGGATTTATATTACAAAATGTATGAAGTCGGCAAAGTAAAATTCATTAATCAAACCGACTATTTATACAGAGCTCACATCGGCGGAATTTCTCAAAACCACAACAAACAAAAGTCTTATGCATATTATGCACAGGCAATTTGGGAAGCAATGCAACGGAGAAATTTGAAGGAGATTCGCGGCAGAGCAATCCCTCAAAACTACAGCGATCCACAGGAAATTTTTGACCTGTTGGAATATCAGAATAAAATACCGTTTAGAATAAAAAAGCAAATTACACTCAGACTACAAAAACTTTTCGGATAA
- a CDS encoding MBOAT family O-acyltransferase, protein MLFNSIGFLIFLPIVFILYWFIFNKKYQHQNLLVLVASFYFYACWDWRFLFLLIFSIGLDFFSGIQIEKSKSKKEAKIWLAISIIINLGFLGFFKYYNFFVGSFSDLLSGFGFHANIWLLKIVLPVGISFYTFHGLSYVIDIYKKRISAERNFIDYAVFVSYFPLLVAGPIERATHLLPQIQRRRIFNYEQAADGMRQVLWGFFKKMVIADNCAPLVNDIFTHYQTESASNLVLGVVLFAFQIYGDFSGYSDIALGVSRLFGIELLKNFSFPYFSRDIAEFWRRWHISLSSWFRDYLYIPLGGSKGGLMMKIRNTFIIFLVSGFWHGANWTFIIWGGLNALYFMPLLITDKNRQNLEVVAIGKLIPSFKETFQILITFSLTCFAWIFFRASSVSQAISYIGKIFNKTILSIPPHLPYKVLSLVGIMLLIEWSNRNMFHGLEIKRFNPWLRRLLYLVIIYIILRYANFGNNEFIYFQF, encoded by the coding sequence ATGCTATTTAATTCAATAGGGTTTTTGATCTTTCTGCCAATAGTTTTTATACTGTATTGGTTTATTTTCAATAAAAAATATCAACATCAGAATCTGCTTGTTCTTGTCGCAAGTTTTTATTTCTACGCTTGTTGGGATTGGAGATTTCTTTTTCTATTAATATTTTCTATTGGTTTGGATTTCTTTTCCGGAATTCAGATTGAGAAAAGTAAAAGTAAAAAGGAGGCAAAAATCTGGCTGGCTATCAGTATTATAATAAATCTCGGATTTTTAGGATTCTTTAAATATTATAACTTTTTCGTAGGAAGTTTCTCGGATCTATTAAGTGGTTTTGGTTTTCACGCCAATATTTGGCTGCTAAAGATTGTACTTCCTGTCGGGATTTCATTTTATACATTTCACGGGCTTTCCTATGTTATTGATATTTATAAAAAAAGAATTTCGGCAGAGAGAAATTTTATCGATTATGCCGTTTTTGTAAGCTATTTTCCATTATTAGTGGCCGGACCTATTGAAAGGGCAACACATCTTTTACCACAAATTCAAAGGAGAAGAATCTTCAATTATGAACAGGCTGCAGACGGAATGCGACAAGTTCTTTGGGGCTTTTTCAAAAAAATGGTAATTGCAGATAATTGTGCACCATTAGTAAACGATATTTTTACCCATTATCAAACGGAAAGTGCAAGTAATTTGGTTTTAGGCGTGGTGTTATTTGCTTTTCAGATTTATGGTGATTTTTCGGGATATTCTGATATTGCTTTAGGTGTTTCAAGATTATTCGGGATAGAGCTGTTAAAAAACTTTTCATTTCCTTATTTTTCAAGAGATATTGCGGAGTTTTGGAGGAGATGGCATATTTCGTTATCGTCGTGGTTCAGAGATTATCTTTATATTCCTTTAGGAGGAAGTAAAGGTGGTTTGATGATGAAAATACGGAATACATTTATCATTTTTCTTGTTTCAGGATTCTGGCACGGTGCCAACTGGACTTTTATTATTTGGGGAGGATTGAATGCTCTTTATTTCATGCCTTTATTGATAACTGACAAAAACCGACAAAATCTTGAGGTCGTTGCTATAGGAAAATTAATTCCTTCTTTTAAAGAAACTTTTCAAATTTTAATTACATTTTCGCTTACTTGTTTTGCGTGGATTTTCTTTAGGGCATCGTCCGTTTCTCAGGCAATTTCTTACATCGGAAAAATATTTAATAAAACCATACTTTCGATTCCGCCGCATTTACCCTATAAAGTTTTGTCACTTGTCGGGATCATGCTTTTGATTGAATGGAGTAATCGAAATATGTTTCACGGCTTGGAAATCAAAAGATTTAATCCGTGGCTGAGAAGACTTTTGTATTTAGTGATTATTTATATCATTCTCCGTTATGCTAATTTCGGGAATAATGAATTTATTTATTTTCAATTTTAG
- a CDS encoding glycosyltransferase — MAGNNKIKVLFRHRSMEMGGVEKVVLSMLNNLDRNKFDFTICLNINQGELRNEIPQHVRKIYLTDGREDLSENSLIQKVQLVKRKLKLQKALKNPGVAQKILNDKYDVEIAPTYAAFSTVLNSFNKNSKKIGWFHSDITLPKLQPLVPEILKQIPQFDYFIFGSQQTKDILTETYPDLKIPENQVILNAIPIEELKQKSLAFKPKLPNKPVFVSVARLHSRKGFHKLMDAHAKLLKDGFDHHIIVIGDGEEMENLKKQSESLKVTDSFQLLGSSMNPYPHVKNADFFILPSESESWPLIIADSLILQKPIISTNVGGIPEMIEHEKTGYLINYKTDEMYDSMKKFITDPQLVSQIKENLKDIEKQFDNHKIFNAVENIITNLVKKEQ; from the coding sequence ATGGCAGGAAACAATAAAATAAAAGTGCTTTTCAGACACCGTTCTATGGAAATGGGAGGTGTGGAAAAAGTGGTTTTAAGCATGCTTAATAATCTTGACAGAAATAAATTTGATTTTACTATTTGCTTAAATATCAATCAGGGAGAGCTTCGAAACGAAATTCCCCAACATGTAAGAAAAATTTATCTTACAGACGGCAGAGAAGATCTTTCTGAAAATTCACTTATCCAGAAAGTACAGTTGGTAAAAAGAAAACTCAAGCTTCAAAAAGCATTGAAAAACCCTGGAGTTGCTCAGAAAATCCTTAATGACAAATATGATGTGGAAATTGCCCCGACTTATGCTGCTTTTTCCACGGTTTTGAATTCTTTTAACAAAAACTCAAAAAAGATCGGATGGTTTCACTCCGACATTACTTTACCAAAACTTCAACCCTTGGTTCCGGAAATCTTAAAGCAGATTCCGCAGTTTGACTATTTTATTTTCGGATCTCAGCAGACTAAAGATATTTTAACTGAAACATATCCTGATCTTAAAATTCCTGAAAATCAAGTTATTTTAAATGCAATTCCGATTGAAGAATTAAAACAGAAATCATTGGCATTTAAACCTAAACTACCTAACAAACCGGTTTTTGTTTCCGTTGCAAGACTTCACAGCCGAAAAGGCTTCCATAAATTAATGGATGCTCACGCCAAATTATTAAAAGATGGTTTTGATCACCATATTATTGTTATTGGCGACGGAGAAGAAATGGAAAACCTGAAGAAACAGTCAGAAAGCCTTAAAGTTACAGATAGTTTTCAATTATTAGGCTCTTCCATGAATCCTTATCCTCATGTGAAAAATGCAGATTTTTTTATTCTCCCTTCAGAATCCGAAAGCTGGCCTTTGATTATTGCAGACAGTTTAATCCTTCAGAAACCAATTATATCAACCAATGTTGGAGGAATTCCCGAAATGATTGAGCATGAAAAAACAGGTTACCTCATCAATTATAAAACTGACGAAATGTATGATTCCATGAAAAAATTCATTACAGATCCTCAACTAGTCTCGCAGATCAAAGAAAATCTAAAAGATATTGAAAAGCAGTTTGACAATCATAAGATTTTTAATGCTGTTGAAAATATCATTACTAACTTAGTAAAAAAAGAACAATGA
- a CDS encoding acyltransferase has protein sequence MIFIYRLILKFHTTYQKIIQNIYIKISISRGLKVGKDVIFVEAPDFGSEPFLIEIGDRTKITAGCKFINHDGAMYVIRSMKKYEDVRNFGRIKLGKNCFVGNNCLFLPGSQMGNNCILGAGSVLNSSMPDNSVYAGTPAKFICTIEEYGDKALENNVMYPRELEPDRAKLEAYIKEHIPHVYKPVKK, from the coding sequence ATGATTTTCATATATCGTCTTATTCTGAAATTTCATACGACCTATCAAAAAATCATTCAGAATATTTATATCAAGATCTCTATTTCAAGAGGATTAAAAGTAGGAAAAGATGTCATATTCGTGGAAGCGCCGGATTTTGGTTCTGAACCTTTTTTAATTGAAATCGGTGACAGGACAAAAATTACTGCAGGTTGCAAATTCATCAATCATGATGGTGCAATGTATGTGATCAGAAGCATGAAAAAGTATGAAGATGTCAGAAATTTCGGCAGAATAAAATTAGGAAAGAATTGTTTTGTGGGAAATAATTGCCTTTTTCTTCCTGGTTCTCAGATGGGCAACAATTGTATCTTGGGAGCAGGATCTGTACTTAATTCCAGTATGCCGGATAACTCCGTTTATGCAGGAACACCCGCAAAATTCATTTGCACTATTGAAGAATATGGTGATAAAGCTTTAGAAAATAACGTCATGTATCCAAGAGAATTAGAGCCCGACAGAGCAAAATTGGAAGCATATATCAAAGAACATATCCCTCATGTTTACAAACCTGTAAAAAAATAA
- a CDS encoding glycosyltransferase, with protein sequence MTAKKKILIRIGSLRHGGAEKVLVTFLKNLPKDKYEIDLLLNLYSGKYLSEVPDWINIIFLNKGEMITTNRPHEIPKKAARVIYQGTLKKFPNLLYKGKLKNKKYDIEFAAIHGMRDEILGSPLKSSKKIVWIHNDLSQVKGYTDDEIRKFFGFDKIMVISEKIEQLLLNLAKNDNEKQKIVRIYNPLDTEEFLTKAEKPVINYSFDGNIPTFISVGTVFPQKGFDRLLKVHKRLLDEGFKHKVLIVGDGYDFENIKKLKTELCVDETATMLGFTDNPYPYFKSADFYILSSRYEGFPTVLFEAITLKKRIISTEVSGAHEMLNNGELGLIIENSEEGIYQGMKQALSQPETFEKYSEKLKDYEMPFNLQNSVKKITSILDKL encoded by the coding sequence ATGACTGCAAAAAAGAAAATCCTTATTCGTATTGGCTCTTTGCGTCACGGCGGAGCAGAAAAAGTATTGGTTACTTTTCTAAAAAATCTTCCAAAAGACAAATATGAGATCGACTTACTTTTAAATTTATATTCGGGAAAATATTTATCAGAAGTTCCGGATTGGATTAATATTATTTTCCTTAATAAAGGAGAAATGATTACCACTAATCGTCCACATGAAATTCCTAAAAAAGCAGCAAGAGTAATTTATCAGGGAACATTAAAAAAATTCCCCAACCTTCTATATAAAGGCAAACTAAAAAATAAAAAATATGATATTGAATTCGCTGCAATCCACGGAATGCGTGATGAAATCTTAGGTTCACCTTTAAAAAGTTCGAAAAAAATCGTTTGGATTCACAATGATCTTTCACAGGTAAAAGGCTATACAGATGATGAAATCCGTAAGTTTTTCGGGTTTGACAAAATCATGGTTATTTCTGAAAAAATCGAGCAATTACTTTTGAATTTAGCTAAAAATGATAATGAAAAACAGAAAATTGTACGAATTTATAATCCTTTGGACACAGAAGAATTTTTAACAAAAGCTGAAAAGCCTGTAATAAATTATAGCTTTGACGGCAATATTCCGACTTTTATTTCTGTAGGAACCGTATTTCCGCAAAAGGGGTTTGACAGGCTTCTGAAAGTTCATAAAAGGCTTTTGGATGAAGGTTTTAAACATAAAGTTTTAATTGTTGGCGACGGATATGATTTTGAAAACATTAAAAAATTAAAAACGGAGCTTTGCGTTGATGAAACTGCGACAATGCTTGGTTTTACAGACAATCCTTATCCTTATTTTAAAAGTGCAGATTTTTATATTTTAAGTTCGAGATATGAAGGTTTTCCGACTGTCTTATTTGAGGCTATTACGTTGAAAAAGAGAATAATTTCCACCGAAGTTTCCGGTGCTCACGAAATGCTGAACAATGGCGAATTGGGCTTAATTATTGAAAATTCAGAGGAAGGAATTTATCAAGGAATGAAGCAGGCGTTGTCACAACCTGAAACATTCGAAAAATATTCAGAGAAACTAAAAGACTACGAAATGCCTTTCAATCTTCAGAATTCTGTTAAAAAAATCACGTCTATCTTAGACAAATTGTAA
- a CDS encoding class I SAM-dependent methyltransferase, giving the protein MSEISRVFKTFVAYLKRPDLYPELGRKIVKNTVNRGNAFKGKEKTNSWAASQAISQKEAVSKLFGINIDPFKNDFSKILKEAERKQNECPIKMGGAGALELIYYSCEFTSAKSAVETGVAYGWSSLAALLFLQKRGGTLYSSDMPYLAQDGDQYVGCVVPENLKSSWKLFRFADKESLPKIFADNASFDIVHYDSDKSYNGRFWAYGELYNHLRVGGVFISDDIGDNSAYQDFCEKNNIKTTVVEYEGKYIGVFVK; this is encoded by the coding sequence GTGAGCGAAATATCAAGAGTTTTCAAAACATTTGTAGCATATCTTAAAAGGCCTGATCTCTATCCTGAATTGGGAAGAAAAATCGTCAAAAATACCGTAAACAGGGGAAATGCTTTTAAAGGAAAAGAAAAAACTAATTCCTGGGCTGCTTCTCAGGCAATTTCTCAGAAAGAAGCAGTTTCTAAACTTTTCGGGATTAATATTGATCCTTTTAAAAATGATTTTTCTAAAATTTTAAAAGAAGCGGAAAGAAAGCAAAACGAATGTCCGATCAAAATGGGTGGGGCAGGAGCTTTGGAATTAATCTATTATTCTTGTGAATTTACAAGCGCGAAAAGTGCTGTAGAAACAGGGGTTGCTTATGGATGGTCTTCTTTGGCTGCATTATTATTTTTGCAAAAAAGAGGTGGAACTTTATACAGTTCTGATATGCCTTACCTGGCACAAGATGGCGATCAATATGTAGGTTGTGTAGTTCCTGAAAATCTTAAATCGAGCTGGAAATTATTCCGTTTTGCGGATAAAGAATCTTTGCCGAAAATCTTTGCTGACAATGCATCTTTTGATATAGTACATTATGATTCGGATAAAAGCTATAATGGCAGATTCTGGGCTTATGGTGAGCTTTACAACCATTTAAGAGTTGGTGGAGTTTTTATCAGTGACGATATCGGTGACAATTCTGCGTATCAGGATTTCTGCGAAAAAAATAATATTAAAACAACAGTTGTAGAGTACGAAGGGAAATACATTGGTGTTTTTGTAAAATAA
- a CDS encoding carbonic anhydrase, translating into MSQSYEVIFENNRKWVESKIGENPHFFEELAKTQNPEYLYIGCSDSRVTAEELMGTQPGEVFVTRNIANVVNTLDMSSTAVIQYAVEHLKVKHIIVCGHYNCGGVKAAMTPQDLGLLNPWLRNIRDVYRLHQTELDAIEDEGKRYDKLVELNVQEQCINVIKMACVQERYILDEYPVVHGWVFDLRTGKIIDLEIDFEKVLKDIQKIYNLTSSDWVMSRKG; encoded by the coding sequence ATGTCACAATCGTACGAAGTTATTTTCGAAAACAATAGAAAATGGGTAGAATCTAAAATTGGTGAGAACCCGCATTTCTTCGAAGAATTAGCTAAAACTCAAAATCCGGAGTATCTTTATATTGGATGTTCCGACAGCAGAGTAACAGCAGAAGAATTAATGGGCACACAGCCGGGTGAAGTTTTTGTTACAAGAAACATTGCAAATGTGGTAAATACGCTGGATATGAGCTCAACAGCTGTTATTCAGTATGCTGTAGAGCATTTAAAAGTAAAACACATTATTGTTTGCGGACATTACAATTGTGGTGGCGTAAAAGCAGCAATGACACCTCAGGATTTAGGATTATTAAATCCATGGCTGAGAAATATTCGTGATGTTTACAGACTGCACCAAACCGAATTAGATGCTATTGAAGATGAAGGTAAACGTTATGATAAACTTGTAGAATTAAACGTGCAGGAACAATGCATCAACGTGATTAAAATGGCTTGTGTACAGGAAAGATATATTCTGGATGAGTATCCTGTTGTTCACGGCTGGGTTTTTGACCTCAGAACCGGTAAGATCATTGATTTGGAAATCGATTTCGAGAAAGTTTTAAAAGACATTCAAAAGATCTATAACCTTACAAGTTCTGATTGGGTAATGAGCAGAAAAGGCTAA
- a CDS encoding glycosyltransferase family 2 protein, producing the protein MKISVIIPVYNAEKYIFQAVESVLQFEEVYEIILIEDKSPDNALKVCEELAQQHTRIKLFQHTDKENHGASASRNLGIRKATGDYIAFLDADDYYLPNRFHAEKELFKDPKVDGVYGALGVHFYSEKAEEQYYKVFRNPLTTVNKKYGPKEVFPGQLYMLGSFGMFSIDTLTVKRDSLVKKMNPLFKSTLKLHEDTEFLFRLSYYLDLYPGIIDKAVALRGVHEENRITKIGLDKKMPIVSRSILWKEVNEWAQNEKTIPKNIKTHIERMHRSYEIAKASKPKKWIMILKYLILDYKSIRSGLYNINFRNTII; encoded by the coding sequence ATGAAAATCTCCGTAATCATACCCGTTTATAATGCGGAAAAATATATTTTCCAAGCTGTAGAATCCGTTCTTCAGTTCGAAGAAGTCTATGAAATTATTTTAATTGAAGACAAATCTCCGGATAATGCTTTAAAAGTCTGCGAAGAGTTAGCCCAACAACATACTAGAATAAAACTTTTCCAGCATACTGATAAAGAGAATCATGGAGCGTCGGCTTCACGAAATTTAGGAATCAGAAAAGCAACGGGAGATTACATTGCTTTTTTGGACGCTGATGACTATTATCTTCCCAACCGTTTCCATGCAGAAAAAGAACTTTTTAAGGATCCAAAAGTAGACGGTGTTTATGGAGCTTTAGGTGTTCATTTTTATTCTGAAAAAGCAGAAGAACAATATTATAAGGTTTTTAGAAACCCTTTGACAACAGTTAATAAAAAATACGGTCCTAAAGAAGTTTTCCCCGGACAATTATACATGTTGGGAAGCTTCGGAATGTTCAGTATAGATACATTAACAGTGAAAAGAGATTCTTTAGTGAAAAAAATGAATCCTCTTTTTAAGTCAACTTTAAAACTGCATGAAGATACCGAATTTCTTTTCCGATTATCTTATTATTTAGATCTTTATCCCGGAATTATAGACAAAGCCGTAGCTTTAAGGGGTGTTCATGAAGAAAACAGGATAACAAAAATCGGATTAGACAAAAAAATGCCGATAGTATCAAGATCAATTCTTTGGAAAGAAGTGAATGAATGGGCACAAAATGAAAAAACAATACCCAAAAACATTAAAACCCATATTGAAAGAATGCATCGCAGCTATGAAATTGCCAAAGCCTCCAAGCCAAAAAAATGGATAATGATCCTAAAATATCTGATTCTTGATTATAAAAGTATAAGATCGGGTTTGTATAATATAAATTTCAGAAATACAATAATCTAA
- a CDS encoding glycosyltransferase family 2 protein yields MKISVITPVYNAEKYVTQAVESALQFEEVYEVILVEDKSPDNALEVCKQLAKKYDRVKLFQHPDKGNHGAGSTRNLGLEKASGDFIAFLDADDYYLPNRFDAEKELFKDPKVEGIYGALGVHYYSEKAKEQYYQLFKDNLTTVYKKHNPKDVFPGQIGMRGSFGLFSIDCLTIRRDAMIKKLHPFFKTHLRLHQDTEFLFRLSYYLDLYPGILDKAVAIRGVHENNRITDVDLKKVKPATTKLLLWKEINDWAKSENTIPNDVKVHIKRMNRSYEIALAPIPKKWGMIAKYFITDFPSIRSGLYNINFREYLF; encoded by the coding sequence ATGAAAATCTCTGTAATTACTCCTGTTTACAATGCCGAAAAATATGTAACTCAAGCTGTAGAATCTGCCCTCCAGTTCGAAGAAGTTTATGAAGTTATTTTGGTTGAAGACAAATCTCCTGACAATGCACTGGAAGTATGTAAGCAGCTAGCTAAAAAATATGACAGGGTAAAACTTTTCCAACATCCTGATAAAGGAAATCATGGAGCAGGATCAACGAGAAATCTGGGTTTAGAAAAAGCGAGCGGAGATTTTATTGCATTTTTGGATGCCGATGATTATTACCTACCGAACCGCTTTGATGCAGAAAAGGAGCTTTTTAAAGATCCTAAAGTAGAAGGTATTTATGGAGCTTTAGGTGTTCATTATTATTCTGAAAAAGCAAAAGAACAATATTATCAGCTTTTCAAAGATAATTTAACGACGGTTTACAAAAAACATAATCCTAAAGATGTTTTTCCCGGGCAAATTGGTATGCGCGGAAGCTTTGGGCTTTTCAGCATAGACTGTTTAACGATAAGAAGGGATGCAATGATAAAAAAATTACACCCATTTTTCAAAACCCACTTAAGACTTCATCAGGACACAGAATTTTTGTTCCGCCTCTCCTATTATCTTGATCTTTATCCCGGAATTTTAGATAAAGCCGTTGCCATAAGAGGTGTTCATGAAAACAACAGAATTACAGATGTGGATTTGAAAAAAGTGAAACCTGCAACGACAAAACTTTTGCTTTGGAAGGAAATAAATGACTGGGCAAAAAGCGAAAATACAATCCCGAATGATGTAAAGGTACACATCAAAAGAATGAATAGAAGCTATGAAATTGCTCTTGCTCCTATCCCAAAAAAATGGGGAATGATTGCTAAATATTTCATTACCGATTTTCCAAGTATAAGATCCGGCCTTTACAATATTAATTTCAGAGAATATTTATTTTAA
- a CDS encoding glycosyltransferase family 2 protein, whose translation MLEISVIIPVYNAEQFLEKSVESAIHFEEVKEIILIEDRSTDNSLEICKKLAVGNSKIRLFQHPDQANHGAGASRNLGIKKATGNLITFLDADDYYLPNRFDAEKEIFKDPKIDGVFNAIGVEYLTEKGKQEYLTKFKDSPLTTVNYHAEGEEVFRGLLSLTPKTFGTFFHLNALTIRKSALEIHNLRFNENLRVHQDSDFNIKLSYHCYLKSGIIDKAVAIRGIHDDNRITKIVQYSPQYNQRQYLYWKSLYDWASANSLIPEYKNRIYLSFKSFDLSQKKGLAKYINILLEGIKNPEILKTKYRFNYYR comes from the coding sequence ATGCTTGAAATTTCTGTAATCATTCCGGTGTATAACGCAGAACAGTTCTTAGAAAAATCTGTAGAATCTGCCATTCATTTTGAAGAAGTTAAAGAGATTATTTTAATTGAAGATAGATCAACAGATAATTCGCTGGAAATCTGTAAAAAATTAGCTGTCGGAAATTCTAAAATCAGATTGTTTCAACATCCTGACCAAGCAAATCACGGTGCCGGCGCATCGAGAAACTTAGGTATAAAAAAAGCAACAGGAAATCTCATTACATTTTTAGATGCTGATGATTACTATCTTCCCAACCGCTTTGATGCTGAAAAAGAAATATTTAAAGATCCTAAAATTGATGGCGTTTTCAATGCTATCGGCGTAGAATATTTAACAGAAAAAGGAAAACAGGAATATCTGACAAAATTCAAGGATTCACCTCTTACAACCGTTAATTATCATGCAGAAGGTGAAGAAGTTTTCAGAGGCTTGCTAAGTTTAACACCTAAAACTTTCGGCACATTTTTTCACTTAAATGCATTAACCATCAGGAAATCTGCACTTGAAATACATAATCTCCGATTTAATGAAAATCTTCGTGTTCATCAGGATTCTGATTTTAATATTAAACTTTCTTATCATTGTTATCTAAAGTCTGGAATTATTGATAAAGCTGTTGCTATCAGAGGAATTCATGACGATAACAGAATCACAAAAATCGTTCAGTATTCACCTCAGTATAACCAAAGACAATATCTTTACTGGAAATCATTATATGATTGGGCAAGTGCAAATAGCTTAATACCGGAATATAAAAACAGAATTTATTTAAGCTTTAAATCTTTTGATCTTTCTCAGAAAAAAGGATTGGCAAAATACATTAATATTTTGTTGGAAGGCATTAAAAATCCGGAAATACTGAAAACAAAATATAGGTTTAATTATTACAGATAA